DNA sequence from the Spirochaetota bacterium genome:
GAGGATACAAGAGATAGGAGAAGTCCGTATATGATTACCAAATCTGCCTATGAAAAGATAAGGGAAGAATATAATAGACTCCTTAACGAGGAACTACCAAAGATATCAAAAATGGTTTCAACAAACCCAACACCAGAACTCCTTGAGAAGGAAGAAGAACTCAAGGCTATCATTGAGCAACTCTCTAAAGAACTTGTTGAGTATAAGGTTATTAATCCGGACGCTGTCTCAAGGAACTATGTTGATGTTGGTACGAAAGTGGTTCTTAAGTCAAAGAGAACTGGTGAAGAGATTACTTATCATATACTTGGGGATAAGGAAGCAAATGTGGAGAAGAATATAATTTCTTACAGGTCTCCTTTTGGTGTAAAGTTGATTGATAAGGAGGTAGGGGATACTGTCCAGATCAATGTAAAGGGCGTTGATGAGGAGTTTCAAATTAAGTCAATATCTCTTTCAGAGTATGTCTGATGAAAGATGATCTAGGTCAAATACTAAAGAATGCGATTGAAAGAATAGAGAAAATACCTACTACAACTATTTTAAAACTACTTGAGACCCTCAATATTGAGAGAGAAAGATTTCTTGACCTGTTTAACTTTGCCTTGAGAAGAGCGGTGTGTATAGTTGATAAGAATTGCAATCCTTACTACTATAACGATCTATGCCTTAAATGGGGAATAATGTATAGGGATGAAGAAAAAAAGTTAATGTATAATTCTACTTTTTTAGATACTATCAAAAGTGTTATATTTAAAGTGAATGAAGAAAGGTTGAACTATTATAGTGTAAATGTTTCTGTTGGGACTGGAGAAGGTTCTAGTGCTATTCTTGGTGAGAGATTCTTTAGAGTTGAATGTTCTACAAAAAACTTTAGCGAGTTCTTTGTGATCATAAGTGATATAACTTACGAGTCTCTTGAGAGTATCAATAGATATCAAGAAGATTCAATTGCTTCACTGTCCAATGTTGTCTATGGTATTGCTCACGAGATAAAAAACCCTCTTTCGGCGATATACCTACACGCAAATGTTGTTAAGAAGATGATTGAAAAGTCAAAAGTTGATAGGAACTATGTCTCAACCGAGATAAATATAATTCTTTCAGAGATAGATAGACTCAATAGGATTGTGAATGACCTTATGTTCTCCCTAAGACCATACAAGTACAAAGAGAAGTATGAAAATATAAACGACATAGTTAAAGAAGTAGTTGAAGTTTTCTTACCTGAGATGAGAGAGAAGATGATCTCTGTTGAGATTATGAGTGATGAGAGTATTCCTTTGGTTTTATGCGATAGGGATTTAATAAAACAAGTCTTCCAAAACCTCCTTAAAAACTCAATAGAAGCACTTAGTGACAGTGGTGGAAATATATGGGTCAAAACATACTTTCATAGCAGGGTTGATGGAGATTTTGTGGTTGTTGAATTTAAAGACAATGGTGTTGGGATACCTGATGAGATAAAACACAGAATATTTGAACCATTCTTCACAACCAAAGAGAACGGTAACGGACTTGGGCTTAGTATAGTGTATAGGATTATCAAGGCTCATAAAGGATTTATTGATTTTCACTCAAAGAAAAATGAGACTGTTTTTAGAGTGTTTCTACCGGTTTCTGTCGGTGTAAGAGAACTAGGTTATAATAGAAAACAATGAAGATCACACTTACCTAACGAAATCTCTTAATGCAACGGCAATGTCATTTAGATTTCTTGATAGCTTCTCAAGATTACTTATCAAGTTGTTTATGTCTTTGCGATTGTTGTTAATATCACCAGTTATCTGAGATACATCATAAGTTATCTTATCAACATTCTTGAGTATATCTTTAATATCTTCATTTTTAAGAACTACTTCTAGTTCATTAAGAACATCATTGAGTTCCTTTATCATAACTGGTAGATCCTTGCTTACCATGGCATCAACGGATGGAAGTGTTGTTTTATTAAGCCTTGTAATAGAGGTATTAACGCTCTCCAAGATCTCATTCACATTGTTAAGTATCTTCTCCAGGTCACCACCTTCTCCGATATAATCAAGCAGGAATGATGTTATGAGCGATACATTGTTGATTATTCGGTTTATATCTTCCTGTGGTGAATAGTATCCTTTGAGTTTAGAGAGTATCTTGCCTTCGTAGGTATCGGTAGAATATACCAGATCACCTTCTTTAAGGATTGTGCTTTGCTCGCTACCAGGTAGTATTT
Encoded proteins:
- a CDS encoding ATP-binding protein, whose amino-acid sequence is MKDDLGQILKNAIERIEKIPTTTILKLLETLNIERERFLDLFNFALRRAVCIVDKNCNPYYYNDLCLKWGIMYRDEEKKLMYNSTFLDTIKSVIFKVNEERLNYYSVNVSVGTGEGSSAILGERFFRVECSTKNFSEFFVIISDITYESLESINRYQEDSIASLSNVVYGIAHEIKNPLSAIYLHANVVKKMIEKSKVDRNYVSTEINIILSEIDRLNRIVNDLMFSLRPYKYKEKYENINDIVKEVVEVFLPEMREKMISVEIMSDESIPLVLCDRDLIKQVFQNLLKNSIEALSDSGGNIWVKTYFHSRVDGDFVVVEFKDNGVGIPDEIKHRIFEPFFTTKENGNGLGLSIVYRIIKAHKGFIDFHSKKNETVFRVFLPVSVGVRELGYNRKQ
- a CDS encoding MlaD family protein; this encodes MYKFSWIEKVVGITSVIVAVLFFILILFIGRANEWFRPSVRYYTILNSASDVTPGKKILYKGTVVGKISDISIQSDDTFKVSFYIYSEYTNKMRQDSLFIVTSELLGGRKFEILPGSEQSTILKEGDLVYSTDTYEGKILSKLKGYYSPQEDINRIINNVSLITSFLLDYIGEGGDLEKILNNVNEILESVNTSITRLNKTTLPSVDAMVSKDLPVMIKELNDVLNELEVVLKNEDIKDILKNVDKITYDVSQITGDINNNRKDINNLISNLEKLSRNLNDIAVALRDFVR